DNA sequence from the Thermococcus gammatolerans EJ3 genome:
CCATACGAACACCTCACGATATGTTCCTGATCTGCTCCTGTATCTGGGCCGAGCTGTCACGTTCTATTTTTTCAAGGAGTGCTTCCTCATCGATGTAGAACATCTTGATGTAGTGGCCAACGTCCTCTATGCTCCGGATTCCCTTCTCCATCATCCACTCCAGGATTATCTTCCTCTTCTCCCGCTCTATCTCCAGCTCACTTATGCTCATTCCCGTGTGCCTCGCGAGTTCGTTTATGATCCTGCTCGGCACTTCTGTTGGCTGGAGTTCGTCCTTGGCCGGATCGTACTTGTAGAGCTTGTTGAGCTGTATGCTCTCACCTTCAATTCCTGAGATCTCGGCTATCTCCGTAATCCTCCTGACCGTTCCCTTCTTCCTGCTGTTAAAGCGAACCTGCATGATGATTATGTCGAGGGCAGGTATCATTATTCTGGGAACGTTCATCGGCGGGCTCTCCAGCCTTACTATCGTCTCACGGGCGCTGTTGGAGTGGATGGTGCCCATACAGTTCGACACAAGGATTCCATTGGCGACGTAGTTGTGGTCCTCCTCAACGGTCAGGTCGTAGAGGTACTCTATGCCCAGTTCCTCAGGCTCGACTTCCTCAACGCTTACAACCTCGTCCCAGTAGACGTCGCCGTCGGCGATGAGCTCAAGCCTCTTCGCCTGAACCCAGGTCTCTTCATCCCCAAGGTCGCTTGCAACCTGCTGGAGGGCGAGCGCTATGCCCCTGAGCGCGGAGCGCCTGATTTCCTTCATCCTTCCCTTCTCAACGTGCCTTATGAGGCTCTCCGAGACCTTCTCGCGGGCGTAGCTTGAGGCGAGCTTCGAAAGCTCCGAAACCGTAAGGTTGAGCCTTCTCCTGAGGGGTTCGAGCATTGCCGGTGAAATCGGTACGCGGTCGGTTCTCTTTCCGCGGTGGGAGCGGTACTTTCTGATGAGCTCCTCAAGTTTCTCCCTCTTCCTCGAGTGCCTGAGTGGTATTGAGCGGTGGAATCTAATCAGGTCTTCAACTCCCCTGACCGTGACCCTGAATATTACGCCCTCCTTGTAACCTCTGTTCTTCACGCGGGAAACCGTGCTTATTATTCCAAGCCTCTGAAGGGCGTACCAGACCTTCCTCGCGAGGTTCTCGCTCCTCGTTGTCAAGACGACAGCAGGGCCGTTCTCGTCTATGTATGCATCGGCATCGAAGAGACCCGCTATGAAATGCCTCAGCAGGTCGTCGTTCGAGAGAACCAGGTCGGGAACGTCGAGGCTCTCCTTGCGTCCCTTGGGTATTCCGAAGGCCCTGTGAAGGAACTCGGCGAAGGGCCTTGAGCCGTAGGTTACCACCGTGTAAGCGGGTTCACGCTTTACCTGCGGCTCGCTCTCGGGAAGGAACTCTGAGATGGCGGAGGTGAAGGCCTTCATGTAGGATTCATCGTCGAAGGTGGCCGAAATGTAGTATCCGTCCGAGGATATGTAGCCGTCTCCGAGGAGGACTCCAACAGCGTAGGAAAGGCCCTCGTTCACCTCGCGGACGAGCTTCACAGGCTTCGAGTTGATTGAGAGGAGGTACTGGGCCATCTCAGGAGGAATGCCGTCGTTCGGAACCTTTACGAGGCCCTTTCCATTGGGAACGAGGTAGTAGTCGCTTATCCCCGCGTAAACCTCGGGGTTAATGACAGCCTTCCTCTGGGGTGGCTTGGGTGGCTTTCTCATTACCGCAACCCTGTCACCGGGCTTGAGCTTTTCAGCCTCTTTTCTCACCACGTCGCCGTCGGAGAACACGAAGAACGGGTGGGTCTTTGTGAGTATCACTTCGTTGCCCGTCCTCGTCCTCACGCGGATGAGCTTTTCTCCTTCTCTAACCTTCCTTCTCCATACCCGTGTAACTGTGTGTTTTCCTGCCTTGAGGTCCGGACCGACGCTGACGACTTCAAATCTATCCTTTTCGTCGAGAACCACGTACTCCAAATCCCGGTAGGTTTCAATCCTGTCGGAGTACTTCTCGAAGAGCTCCTCGAGTAAGTCGCCAATGAGGACGAAGCGACCGTCCGAAAGCTGGATAACCGAGAAGTCGTAGAGGGCGCCATTGTGGCCAGTGTTCATTGCCGTGAACATCGTTCTGGCCTCTGGGCCACGAACCTCACCGACGATGATTCTGTCGGGACGCATACGGAGGGTGTTCTTGACGAGGTCGTCCATCGTGACCTCTCCCTTGCCCTCGATGTTCGGCGGTCTCGTCTCAAGCCTGACCCAGTGTTCAACGGGAAGTTGAAGCTCCGCCGTGTCCTCGATGCTGATAACACGCTCGCTGGGCGGGATGAACATCGCCAGTGCGTTCAAGGTCGTCGTCTTACCTGAACCTGTACCACCCGCAACGAGTATGTTGGCCGGCTTTATTCCGAGTCCATCCACGAGCAACCAGAGGAAAGCCGCCACATCGCTGTTCATAGTTCCGTACTTTATGAGGTCGATGATGGTGAGGGGATCCTTCTTGAACTTACGGATGGTTATAGTTGGACCGTCGAGGCTTATCGGGGGTATCGTGGCGTTGACACGGCTTCCATCTGGCAGTCTGGCGTCGAGGAGCGGGTTCTGCTGGTCTATCCTCCTGCCGACCTCCCTCGCTATTCTTTCGATGATATTGAGTATGTCCCTCTCCTCTTTGAACACTATGTTGGTCTTACACATGTAGAAACGCCTGTGCCAGACGTAGACTGGCTTGTTTGTCCCGATGACCATTATCTCCTCGAGGTTATCGTCCCTGACGAGGGGATCAAGCAATCCATACCCGAGCATATTCTGCACTATAAGCTCTGCCAGAACCTCTATCCTGCCCTCGGAGAAGTGGGGTGCGGCCTCCTTGAGCATTCTCTTGACTTCCCTGAGGAAGATCTTCCTTCTCTCCTCGTAGTTCGGGATCAGGGTTGGATCTATCTGAATCTCGGTTATTGCCCTTTCCCTGACCTGTTTCAGGAGGTTCTCCTCGTCCTTTGAGAGTTTGGGCAGTCTGATTTCGTAGATCGGCACGGGCTCTCCTTTGACCCTTAGTATCCTGACGTTTCCGTAAGCGTCGAGAACCTTGGCCCTTCCGGCGTAGGATAGCTCCTCCGTTTTGGTCTCTCCAATTATGCTCTGGAGCCCGAGGGGAGGTTTGGGTTTGGGGAGGGGTAACGGCAGAGGCTGTGATTTGGCTGGAGCTTTGGGTTTGCTTGGGGCCGTGCCCGTGCCCCCACTGAGGATCTGGCCGAGAAGGTCAACTCCTGTTGGGGCTCCACTCTTGGCCTCTTTTTTGGCTGGCTTTTCTTCTTTTACCTCTCTCTTTCCTCCTCCGAGGATATCACTCAGTGATGGGGCTGGAGATTCCTCCTTGGGTTTCTCTGATGACCTAAGGATTTCCTCAAGCGGATTGCTTGGGGTGGTGGGAGTTTTCTGTCCTTTTTGCTCCTCCTTCTTTGAGGTTCCCAGGATTTCCTCGAGCGGGGAACTCTCCGAGATGAAGGGCAGCGGGGGTTTTTTCTCCTCTTCGCTCTCGCTCAGCACGTTTGCAAGGGGATCGCTTTTACCCCCGAGTATCTCATCTATCCATGAACCTGAGAGTTCTTTCTTCTTTTTCTTTTCCACCACACTCTCACCCGCGATAATTATTCCATTCAACGTGATAACTTATTTCAAGGGTGTTCACGTCCTTGCCCATGTAAACAACCCATATCGGGAAGTCGAGGGGCTTGACGACTGGAGCATTAACCTCGGGTTTTTTGATGGTTGTTCCTGAGAGGAGGCTGTCTGTGAGCTTGAAGAGCCCGTTAGAGGGCCTTCTGGGTTTTTCCTGTGAGACCTGGGGGGTGGTAAAACCCCTGTACCCGAGTATGAAGTTCAGGTAGTCACTGTATTTCATGGAGTACGGGGGCTGGTAATCCGTCATCGTTGCGTTGTAGAGTATCACCGGCTGTGAGACGGCAAAGAACAGCGGGAATTCAACGTTTGATGTGCTGTTATCGTCCGCCCTATCCGGGACGTCGGTGAGCTTAAATTTAACGATCCCCTCGTATCTAAGCATTTTGATGTAACCGTCCATTGAAGGTAATACTTCGTTGAACCTTATGACCAGCGGGTAGTTCAGAAGCTGAGGGTACGCAACGCCGCATATCGGATGGTTTAGATTTTCGTAGGTGTTGATCTCTCCCCCCGTTAATGTCCCGTTCTCGTACCTCAGTATGTACAGCCCCACGTTCGTTGGGCAGGAATCCCTGTAATCCTTGAGCTGTATGTAATAGTGGTGGGCCTCCGTAATTGAGAACTGGACTTTAACGGTTTCGTAGGGGTAGATCCAGAATCCGACGCGGTAGTTAAGGGTGTTGTTCATGGTCTCGGGGGAAACATGATACACCATCTTGCCCCGGGTCTCATTGAATTTTCCTGTGAGCCATTCTCCGTTGTTCCTGCGATATATCTTGAAGTCATAGAATGGGTTTAAAACTATGAACTTTGGATACGGGGCTAGGTTTATGAGTGTGACATTAATGCTCATCATAAGTTGCCCCTCGAGACCTAAGTTATTGTAATTTCCCCCGGGCAGGGTGTACTCCTCGCTCTGGGCGAGCCCTGGAAGGGACAAGAACAACAATGAAAGAACCAGAAGGGGGAGAAGCTTCGCGTTCATCCTTCCCACCCCATCAGCTCTTCTCAACGAGCTCGCCGATGTAGACTGTGTTTATGTGGCTGAGTACGTCAGGAACGTAAACTGAGGGTACTTCAACGATCACGAGGAACGGGACACCGTTCGGCACGTTCTGGAGCTGGAGTCTCTGTTCGAGGGCCAGGAGGTTATCCCCATAGTTCTCGAGCTGCCTGATTGCCTCCTCTGAACCCTGTATCTTGCCGGATGAAATCGCCCTCATGATCTCGCCGAGGTTAACGGAGTAATAGTACGAGGCTGAGGAGGACTCGGAGTAGCTCTGGCTTGAACTTGAGGAAGTGCTGGAGCTCCCGCCAGTTGAAACAGTGGTATCGCCGGCGCTCGCGGAGTTCTGGCTGCTTGACGAGCTCTGGCTATTGGAGTTGGAGTTGCTCGAGGAGCTGCTTCCCTGTTGCTCGTTCAGGTTTATGATGCCCGCGTCCGCTGGAAGGAGAACGGAGTCAACGTAGCCGAGATCCGCTATCTGGAGGTACTGCCTGCTGGTGGCGTTCTGGGCGAATATCATTATCTTTGCCCCCGGCTCGATGAAGCCGCCAACCACCCTATCTCTCGTGAGGAGGAGGGCCATCTTGACGAACTGGACCTCCTTTACGTTGTACTGCATCAGGACTGTGTAATCTTGAATCCCGGAAAGCATTGCTTTCGCCTGCTCCTTGGTGTATATCTTCTTGTGGCCGTTGAACTCAAGGACTACGTAGTCTCCTTTGATGGAGTCAACCCGGTAGGTGTAGTACTCCCGCCAGAGCTGGAGCAGGTAGGGAGTTGGATCCGTTGAGTTAACGGCGTTTATGGAGCTTGCGTTCTCAACCTGTGCCAGAAGTTCGTTTTCAACCTGGAGGGCATGTTCCCTGATCTGAGTCGGCAGTGGCTGGGCGAGCAACGGTTCAAACAGGAGCTTTATTTCCATCTTTTTCTGCTCTTTTGCCTGGTTCAGACGTTTGAGTTCTTCCTGTCTCTGTTTCTCTTCAAGCTCTGCCTTGTATTTTTGGTAGACCTGGAGATAGGCGCTCTTGATGTCTATTGAGTTGACCTCCTCAACGCTCTTTGCCGTCTCTATCTTTGCCTTAAGCTCATTGTACGTGGTCTGACCGTAGCTGGTCTTCAGGATGTCCCCCTTGAAGTAGGAGTTCAGTTCTGCGAGCTTTCTCTGCTTTGCGTCCCTTAATTCCTTCTCTTTCTGACTTGAGTACCATGAGTATGCGGCGAATGAGACTATTAGAATCAGAATTATCAGGATTGAGGCACCGATGAGTATTCTCCTCTTCTTTTCTCTCTCCCTAATGTTACTCAGGCGCCTTATGCGGCGGGGAGGTTTTGGTTTAGGGGAAGGCTTTGAAACGGGCGTGGGGGGCGTCTCGGGCTCGGCACTCGCCTTACCCAGCTCTCTTAACCTTCTAATCTTGGCTTCTATATCCTCGGCCACCGTGAACACCACCATAAGGGTTATCGTAATCCCTCTTGTTAAGTCAGTTAGCTTTTTGAACTCCAAGCTTTATTTAGGTTTCGGTGAGGGGGATGGAGCGATTAGAGGCCCGTGTGGTGGAAATTAGGGGCAGATGCCCCGTGTTTAAGCTCGGGGACAGAATAGTCGTTGAGGGGCCGAGAATAAAGCTTGAGGAGACCGACGCTATATGTACCCATGCCTTTGCCTCGCTGTTGCCGTACATAGTGGCACTGCGAAAGGGTATTAAACCGAGCGAGTTGGGACTTGGAAAAGGAGAGACGGCCTACGTTCAGTGCCTCGATCCGGGGCCACCTTACACGGACGGGGGAACCGTAATCTTTGAGATAACGGTGATCAGGGATGAAGCAGAGGAAAGCCTGGAAGGTCGTTAGGGAAGTCATAGACGAGGCCGACGTGATAGTCGAAGTGGTAGATGCGAGAGACCCTATAGGAACGCGCAACAGGAAGCTTGAGAGACTCGTGCAGGAGGAGGGCAAACCCCTTCTCATCGTCATGAACAAGGCCGATTTAGTTCCAAGGGAGTGGGCCGAGGAGTACAAGCGGAAGAGCGAGATACCGGTTGTCTTCATATCCGCGAGGGAGAGAAAGGGAACCGGAATCCTGAGGAGGGAGCTCAAAAAGCTCGCAAAGCCCCTCCTTGGTGAGAAGGAGAAGGTTAAGGTGGCCCTCATAGGCTACCCCAACGTCGGCAAGAGCACGATAATCAACACCCTGAAAGGAAAAAGAGCCGTCGGAACCGCTCCGATACCAGGTTACACCAAGGGGAAGCACCTGATAAGGCTCAGCAAGAAGCTCTGGCTTCTTGACAGTCCCGGAGTTGTTCCGATAGACGACTTCGACGAGCTGGTCATTAAAGGAGGGTTCCCGGCGGATAAGATTGAGGAACCAGTTAAGCCGGCCTTAAAGCTAATCTCTAGAATCCTCGAGACGAGGAGGGAAGCCATAACCGAGAAGTTCGGCATCGAGGAGTTCGAGAACGAGGAGGAAATCCTCAGGCGGATAGGGGAAAAGCGGGGCCTCATAAAGGCCGGCGGAGAGGTTGATTTGGAGGAAACGGCGAGATGGCTTCTCCGCGAGTGGCAGACGGGTCGCTTCACGCTGTTTGCGAGCGAGGAGGAGAAAAGCCAAGACTTCATCTGGGACTTCAAAGATGTCCTTGAGGGTGTTGAGAGAGAGCTTTTGCTCGACCCGAGGAGAATCCTCTGGCGCTATGGGGATGAGCTGAGGGAGAAGCTCGACAACCAGAAGAGGGCAGGAGTAAGGGAAATAGAGGGGATAACCGTCGGCATAGCGACGGGCTTCAAGAAGTGCGACTCGGCGTTGAAATTCCTCGAGGAGCTGACGGGAAAGACTGCCATCGCGAATGAGTGCTTCGGGAAGAAGTGGAAGGGAGTTATAGCGATACTGGAGTGATGGGTATGAGACTAATCCTAACGACATCGCGGGGAATAGAGGACTTCGCGAGGGCCGAGGTTGAGAGGCTCCTCTCCGACCTTGGAGTCCCGTTTCGGGTGGAGGAAAAACCCCTCGGCGTCGAGGGGAGGGTGTTGACTGAGGTCGATAGAGCGTTTTACACCGACGAGAAGGGACGGAAGAGGGAGCTGAGCGTTTCGACTTACCTGAACGAACGTTCCAGGCTTCTCCACAGGGTTATAGTCGAGATAGCGAGCGAGCGCTTCGAGGGCATCGGTGAAGACGAACCCGAGAGGGCCCTCAGGAGAATTAAGGAGTTCGTGGCTTCGCTTCCAGTGGAGCGCTTTGTTAAGGTCAGCGAGAGCTTCGCGGTAAGGAGCTTTCGCAGGGGCGAGCACAAGATTACGAGCGTTGATATCGCGAAAACCGTCGGCAAGGCGATATTCGAAAGGCTCGAGCGCTTCGGCACGCCAAAGGTGAACCTCGACCACCCGGCGGTAATCTTCAGGGCCGAGCTCATCGGCGAGGTCTTCTTCCTCGGGATTGACACGACCGGCGATTCCTCGCTCCACAAGAGGCCCTGGCGTGTCTACGACCATCCGGCTCACCTGAAGGCGAGCATAGCGAACGCGCTGATTGAGCTTGCCGAACCTGATGGGGGGCCCTTCATAGACCCCTTCTGCGGCAGCGGGACGATTCCGATAGAGCTCGCTTTAAGGGGCTACGGGGGAAAGATAATCGGGCTCGAAAAGTTCAGGAAGCACCTGAACGGCGCCAAGATGAACGCCCTCTCTGCGGGGGTTTTGGAGGGGATAGAGTTCATCCTCGGCGATGCGACGAGGCTGAGCGACTACGTTGAGAGCGTCGACTTCGCGGTAAGCAATCTGCCCTACGGCCTCAAAATCGGAAGAAAGAGCGCCATTCCAAAGCTCTACATGGACTTCTTCGGAGAGCTTGCAAAGGTCTTAGAAAAGCGTGGGGTCTTCATAACGACGGAGAAGAGGGCGATAGAGCGGGCCATTGAGGAGAACGGCTTTGAAGTCAAACATCATCGCCTCATAGGCCACGGCGGGCTGATGGTGCATACCTACGTGATTGGGTAAAACTTTTAAGCGGATTTTCCCTACTTTTTTGGGTGGTCAGATGAAGGCCAGGTCACTCGTTTTAGTCCTCGCTGTTCTTGCGGTGGTTCTTGGGGGAGTGGGATACTATGCGTTCAACCACTACAGCTTCAACTACGAGTGGAGGACTAATCTCAAGGACTACAAGAAGTACCATCTCATCAGCGACTCGACGCTGAACGGCTACGTGAAGGCCGAGGGCGAGGTAAGCGTCTACATCCTGACGAAAGAGGACTTTAGGAGGCTCAAAGAGGGCGAGCCCTTTAACTACTACAGAGCCTGGGAGCACGTGGAGAAAGTGGAATTCAACGACGTCAAGATCCCGAGCGGAGACTACATCCTCGTCGTCAAGAACGAGGGGAAGGGCATGCAGTGGATTTCCGTCAAGCTGGTGGACAGGAAATAGTTTCTCTTTATTCTCCCATAGACTATAAATCTATATAGTTTTTGTGGAGCACTATGTTTTATTGCGACAATCTTTATATTTCACATGGTCATCTTCTCATCGGTGAAGCCGATGAAACGGCTTGGGGCACTACTCCTGGTGTTCCTCCTCGGAATTGCCGTCCTGTCGAGCGGCTGCATAAACTCGAAGGGCGAAAGCACGACACCTTCGAGCACGCCCTCGAGCACCGCAACGCCAAAACAGAGCTCTACAACTTCATCTTCAAGCGCCAAGGTCATAGTAATTCGCACAACGGGAGCAACCTTCCCGCAGTATCAGATTCAGAAGTGGATTGAGGAATACATGAAGACACACCCAAACGTTAAGATTGAGTACGAGGGCGGTGGAAGCGGCCACGGGCAGGAGGCGTTTCTAAAGGGCCTTACCGACATTGGAAGGACTGATCCACCCGTCAAGGAGTCAACGTGGAAGAAGTTCCTCCAGACAGGCGACCAGCCGCTCCAGTTCCCCGAGGTAGTCGGCGCCGTTGTGGTTGCCTACAACGTGCCCGGGGTCGATGAGCTCAAACTCGACGGCGAAACCCTCGCGAAAATCTTCATGGGC
Encoded proteins:
- the trm14 gene encoding tRNA (guanine(6)-N2)-methyltransferase → MRLILTTSRGIEDFARAEVERLLSDLGVPFRVEEKPLGVEGRVLTEVDRAFYTDEKGRKRELSVSTYLNERSRLLHRVIVEIASERFEGIGEDEPERALRRIKEFVASLPVERFVKVSESFAVRSFRRGEHKITSVDIAKTVGKAIFERLERFGTPKVNLDHPAVIFRAELIGEVFFLGIDTTGDSSLHKRPWRVYDHPAHLKASIANALIELAEPDGGPFIDPFCGSGTIPIELALRGYGGKIIGLEKFRKHLNGAKMNALSAGVLEGIEFILGDATRLSDYVESVDFAVSNLPYGLKIGRKSAIPKLYMDFFGELAKVLEKRGVFITTEKRAIERAIEENGFEVKHHRLIGHGGLMVHTYVIG
- a CDS encoding ATPase, T2SS/T4P/T4SS family, yielding MVEKKKKKELSGSWIDEILGGKSDPLANVLSESEEEKKPPLPFISESSPLEEILGTSKKEEQKGQKTPTTPSNPLEEILRSSEKPKEESPAPSLSDILGGGKREVKEEKPAKKEAKSGAPTGVDLLGQILSGGTGTAPSKPKAPAKSQPLPLPLPKPKPPLGLQSIIGETKTEELSYAGRAKVLDAYGNVRILRVKGEPVPIYEIRLPKLSKDEENLLKQVRERAITEIQIDPTLIPNYEERRKIFLREVKRMLKEAAPHFSEGRIEVLAELIVQNMLGYGLLDPLVRDDNLEEIMVIGTNKPVYVWHRRFYMCKTNIVFKEERDILNIIERIAREVGRRIDQQNPLLDARLPDGSRVNATIPPISLDGPTITIRKFKKDPLTIIDLIKYGTMNSDVAAFLWLLVDGLGIKPANILVAGGTGSGKTTTLNALAMFIPPSERVISIEDTAELQLPVEHWVRLETRPPNIEGKGEVTMDDLVKNTLRMRPDRIIVGEVRGPEARTMFTAMNTGHNGALYDFSVIQLSDGRFVLIGDLLEELFEKYSDRIETYRDLEYVVLDEKDRFEVVSVGPDLKAGKHTVTRVWRRKVREGEKLIRVRTRTGNEVILTKTHPFFVFSDGDVVRKEAEKLKPGDRVAVMRKPPKPPQRKAVINPEVYAGISDYYLVPNGKGLVKVPNDGIPPEMAQYLLSINSKPVKLVREVNEGLSYAVGVLLGDGYISSDGYYISATFDDESYMKAFTSAISEFLPESEPQVKREPAYTVVTYGSRPFAEFLHRAFGIPKGRKESLDVPDLVLSNDDLLRHFIAGLFDADAYIDENGPAVVLTTRSENLARKVWYALQRLGIISTVSRVKNRGYKEGVIFRVTVRGVEDLIRFHRSIPLRHSRKREKLEELIRKYRSHRGKRTDRVPISPAMLEPLRRRLNLTVSELSKLASSYAREKVSESLIRHVEKGRMKEIRRSALRGIALALQQVASDLGDEETWVQAKRLELIADGDVYWDEVVSVEEVEPEELGIEYLYDLTVEEDHNYVANGILVSNCMGTIHSNSARETIVRLESPPMNVPRIMIPALDIIIMQVRFNSRKKGTVRRITEIAEISGIEGESIQLNKLYKYDPAKDELQPTEVPSRIINELARHTGMSISELEIEREKRKIILEWMMEKGIRSIEDVGHYIKMFYIDEEALLEKIERDSSAQIQEQIRNIS
- a CDS encoding GTPase translates to MKQRKAWKVVREVIDEADVIVEVVDARDPIGTRNRKLERLVQEEGKPLLIVMNKADLVPREWAEEYKRKSEIPVVFISARERKGTGILRRELKKLAKPLLGEKEKVKVALIGYPNVGKSTIINTLKGKRAVGTAPIPGYTKGKHLIRLSKKLWLLDSPGVVPIDDFDELVIKGGFPADKIEEPVKPALKLISRILETRREAITEKFGIEEFENEEEILRRIGEKRGLIKAGGEVDLEETARWLLREWQTGRFTLFASEEEKSQDFIWDFKDVLEGVERELLLDPRRILWRYGDELREKLDNQKRAGVREIEGITVGIATGFKKCDSALKFLEELTGKTAIANECFGKKWKGVIAILE
- a CDS encoding TIGR04076 family protein — encoded protein: MERLEARVVEIRGRCPVFKLGDRIVVEGPRIKLEETDAICTHAFASLLPYIVALRKGIKPSELGLGKGETAYVQCLDPGPPYTDGGTVIFEITVIRDEAEESLEGR
- a CDS encoding DUF515 domain-containing protein, with translation MAEDIEAKIRRLRELGKASAEPETPPTPVSKPSPKPKPPRRIRRLSNIREREKKRRILIGASILIILILIVSFAAYSWYSSQKEKELRDAKQRKLAELNSYFKGDILKTSYGQTTYNELKAKIETAKSVEEVNSIDIKSAYLQVYQKYKAELEEKQRQEELKRLNQAKEQKKMEIKLLFEPLLAQPLPTQIREHALQVENELLAQVENASSINAVNSTDPTPYLLQLWREYYTYRVDSIKGDYVVLEFNGHKKIYTKEQAKAMLSGIQDYTVLMQYNVKEVQFVKMALLLTRDRVVGGFIEPGAKIMIFAQNATSRQYLQIADLGYVDSVLLPADAGIINLNEQQGSSSSSNSNSNSQSSSSSQNSASAGDTTVSTGGSSSTSSSSSQSYSESSSASYYYSVNLGEIMRAISSGKIQGSEEAIRQLENYGDNLLALEQRLQLQNVPNGVPFLVIVEVPSVYVPDVLSHINTVYIGELVEKS